Sequence from the Cucumis sativus cultivar 9930 chromosome 1, Cucumber_9930_V3, whole genome shotgun sequence genome:
CTAGCATTTGAAGGGCCTTGCAACAATAACGATATCACTATACGAATTGATGGGACGCTTTTGGCTCCTTCAAACTATGGTGTCATTGCAAATTCAGGAAATTGGATCACTTTTAGACGTGTAGATGGTGTTACTCTGTTTGGTGGTGTTCTTGATGCCCAAGGATCTGGATTGTGGGCTTGCAAGAATTCCAAAAGCTCTTGCCCCCCCGGAGCCAcggtaaattaaatttgttaaaatattatttaatctcCAATTTTAATCATGTACTTTTAATTTAGCctctcaaaattatattttatcaaaattttctaaataatagtaaaactatatatatactttatacataaacaaatttgattattaGACCAATATACAATATTGGGCATGgtgttataaattttgaaaatatatccacatattgcaatttttttaatataaaaattattattattatttggtttatttgaACAATGAAAAAGACTTTGAGCAGCCACTAGTggactaattaaattgaaccatttttattttagccaatacttttttttacgtaagttaccatttttatttatttccttccACGgagattttctttctaattataaaaaattgtcaaatatttaattttgttcccCTTTTGGTGCAGTCGTTGGAATTTTCCAATTCAAAGAACATAATGGTTAGCGGCTTAACGTCACTGAATAGTCAAATGTTCCACATAGTAATTAATGGTTGTCAAAATGTGAAAGCACAAGGACTGAAGGTATCAGCTGCTGGTAATAGCCCGAACACCGATGGTATTCACGTAGCATTATCCTCAACGGTTACTATCCTCAACTCCATAATTGGCACGGGCGACGATTGCATTTCAATAGGTCCTGGCACGTCGAACTTGTGGATTGAAAATGTTGCTTGTGGACCTGGACATGGAATCAGgtacttaatttaaaaaatgtaataaaaattttaacctTGATAATTGAAGATATGACTTTTATTTGGTTATCAGCATTGGGAGTCTAGGAAGAGAAGTGCAAGAAGATGGTGTTGAGAATGTAACAGTTAAATCTGCTACATTCACTAACACTCAAAATGGGGTCAGAATTAAAACATGGGGAAAGCCAAGCAATGGATTTGCAAGAAGCGTTATTTTTCAAGACATTGTAATGGTTAATGTGGAAAATCCTATCATAattgatcaaaattattgCCCTGACAACAAAGGTTGTCCTGGACAGGTCAGTATCGATTTccctttctaaaaaaatttaattttcaatgcATGTTTATGCAATCAGTTTAGTTATCTAatcacaacttttttttatagaatattctgtatcttatttattcttttttgtataattaggACTCTGGAGTTAAAATCAGTGATGTGACATATCGAAACATCCACGGAACATCAGCGACGCAAGTTGCGATGAAATTTGATTGTAGCTCGAAATTTCCATGCAGTGACATAACGCTGGAGGATGTGAAGTTGAGTTGCAAGAATGAAGCAGCTGAAGCTTCATGTAGTCATGCTGAAGGAAGTGCTGCTGGTTTAGTTCAACCATCAAGTTGTTTGTAGACAGATCTTAgaactatataatatataatatataatcttataattatattataaggTTCTCTAGGGTTAGGGACATGTTATCTGTCTTAATATAGATAAGAATTGAAGTTCCAAGGTTGAGGTTATGGTACTAGCGACCCACTATGGGACGTGTTCGTCTCCAGAGTCAACATCGAGTTTTCTTGATGTTTGTATAATTAGTTTAGCACTTTGATCAGCATTAGTTAATCTACAAGTGGCGAACAGTTATAGTGCTATTGTGAAGGTTGATGATTTGATCTTTACACTTAGTAATTTTAATGCATTGAAATACAAAGCTGTATGATGTCCAATTTTCATGCATCTATGTCAAACCCCAACACAATCTATGCACAGCACACAAATTAAATCTTTGACAATGACGATATTGATATTGAtgttgaaattgttaaaatggCTTTTAtcatgtaaaataaaaaagttcaatgcacgtctttaatatttcaaaattaattatttaatataattttaaacttttaaagaCAATTATGATACgaacaaaattaattcaaatgattaaaaaaatgtttcataatggttttgaagtaaaaaacaaaatttcaactattttaaaacaaacctGCTCAAATTAGACGTAGCCACAgtgaaattgtgaaaaaaagtatttctagaaa
This genomic interval carries:
- the LOC101219551 gene encoding polygalacturonase, whose translation is MAFHKTLFFPFLFLTLASASTFNVVDFGAKPNVQTDSSQAFEAAWASACRARTAVSIYVPKGRFYVASLAFEGPCNNNDITIRIDGTLLAPSNYGVIANSGNWITFRRVDGVTLFGGVLDAQGSGLWACKNSKSSCPPGATSLEFSNSKNIMVSGLTSLNSQMFHIVINGCQNVKAQGLKVSAAGNSPNTDGIHVALSSTVTILNSIIGTGDDCISIGPGTSNLWIENVACGPGHGISIGSLGREVQEDGVENVTVKSATFTNTQNGVRIKTWGKPSNGFARSVIFQDIVMVNVENPIIIDQNYCPDNKGCPGQDSGVKISDVTYRNIHGTSATQVAMKFDCSSKFPCSDITLEDVKLSCKNEAAEASCSHAEGSAAGLVQPSSCL